The Gossypium hirsutum isolate 1008001.06 chromosome D07, Gossypium_hirsutum_v2.1, whole genome shotgun sequence genome includes the window GATCCCCAAAAAATTCGAGTTCGAAAGGACCTGAGCTCGAGAAAATCCAAGCCAGTAATAAATCTGAGCCCGAGCTAATCTAAGCCCGTTCGTTTGTCAGCTCTACTTAATCCTTCATGAAATCCTACTAGAGTACACCAAACACTATAATGATGTCGTTCCAATATCTCCAGTGGAGCTTGTCACTCTTTTTTCTAGCCCCACCACTGTTTCTAACAACCTCGACTTTAAATTCGAGAATTTCAGCTGTGAAGTCTCTGTTTTTTCTCAATCAAATACAGTTTCTGATGTGCCTAAAAAGGCTATGTTTAATACTCAGTTTTCTCACGATACCTTCAATAGTAATAAAACTCAAATCTATAAGTTCAAGGAAAGCTTGTTTTACAAattccaaaatcattttcatttccttcttcttttacaaattccaaaatcattttcttttccttctccttTCTCTTCAAATGGTGGTATCTTAGACCCCCATTGTGACTTATGACGATAGTTCCAGATCAGGGGATCGAAAATCCCAGTCATCAGAATGGGAGCGCTGAGTAAGCTTAATTACTCAAGTAATTTCAATGTTTTTGGTGTTGAAAAAATTCTGGATAAGAAAATGGTTTATAGTTATAGTAGaagttcaaaattttcaaacgagccaatttgtgatatttatagcactAATTTTTTTACCGAAAAGTACTTGTGCTTTGTGTAGACGAATTTGAATCAATCCTAGCTTTCAATTGAATGACGTTTTCTGCTATCCTCGTATCGTGAATTGCATCAAGTGTGGGCTCGAGCAACACGAAGCAAATAGATAATAAGAAACAAGAttattactttcagtaggaaagtaattctctcaATAGAAACTGATAAAGATTGTAAATctttgaaaaatagaatttattctcagtaaataaaatttattaggtcaaccaatgccatctatttatagggagagaaaaAAAATCTTAGTTGAATAaggtttaaataaataatatcatttaaataGAAAACACACTTCCACTCCAATTGGAGTAAGGGTTGGCGACACACCTTAGTAAAGCCTACTAAGGTTGTTTACTAAGGTGTGTTGCCCCTCTCATGTAGTATGAAGTGATTTGGGCCTCTCATGCATTGaatccaattatatgtgcttcttcGACTTTtgacccaacactttataatttaatctaacctatttgttttctatttaacaaaataaatattatttatgaatttaatttaattaattaaattaactaaattaattttactattaaataattttctcaacccaattctaatttcgttaaagttATGAAACTTTATTGTAAaataatctatgagaaaatatatttaatttccttattcaatggattcataatgatttaatttaattaattttttaacttaaattatataattataattaattaaataataattcaaaaccttaaattaattctcaagtaatttttatacttagtgagaaaacacattcatttgtgaatgcGACTCATTTATCTAATTTCAGCATTTCCATtcatttggttctacatgcaattcatttctaatttcaatgagctagcaaaggggaccgattggacatatataattaggattcaaataatttataattaagttccatctttttatctattaattataaacttatttactcatgaagtcattctactatagtattgtgacttcACAATTGAGTTGTCCAATGAAAACTACCTAATAAgagctcgtccaatgaccttatcataagtgtgttaccctcataagatatccttaatctctttgggataaattcattcttccaatatgatcctattttatcttatgttaaccattacatcttccttcatgaaatgtaaattactatcaaataataatcaaatcattTCTCACAAAGACAAATAGCTTGTGGCCACGTTTACATTTCATCTATCATGAAATTTCGatgagaggatattatttaccgattaattggactatgaattccattattgtaaATGATTCTACATATtgcagaagttgtatacccaatgtattagctttcggttccttatctatttgaactcaggtttttacttacattaaagtatatgagtcacacatacataataCATCATCCATTGAAtcttaaggtatgccacactatgaaatTCACAAGTGAATGAATCTATAAatgaatttaggatctattctattTGGGTCTTGTCCGATGTACTGACAGTCTAGTCaaccacatctatgtctctatctgcTGGGAGTTATTTGCTTCGATactcaagacaaagcatctcctcAGTTGGACttaatagacgacatattagtctttcaatcgatttacTCATTTtagattagactaaggacatgtttaggtttgtctactaatacaagttgtctttatGTATTACAAACCAACCACATAATAccgtttagtattagttaaatgttagataactagtgagtcgatatttgcttccattttgctttgcatgaaaaaatattgaagacaatatacaaatgttattaatgtaatcaatagatattttattaaaccagtttgttcgaaaaatacaagtatacaaaacgagtatactacacttagggcactagctCCAACATTTGGTACTTTAATCTTTGGGGTTCTTCAAAGTTTGTATTCTACACATAGTTTGAGTTACTTTGAGCCTTCTATATTGGGTGTTAGAAACTTTCAGAATTGTAAGTTTAGTTTCGGTGACAATTGAAAGATTAGTTCCTGTTTGAGTGAGGGAGAGAATTTGGATGTTAGTGAAGCAAATAAGGGGTTTTGTTAAGTTATTGTTGTTCAACATAAGATTAGGTTTGTATTGGATTATGGGAAAGattgtaatcaatttaaatatagttttattactaaagatgttaaatttggtCCTAGTTTCATGTTATTTAAGCAGATTAAGTGTGTAGATAAAGGGAAAATACATGTTTTGTTTTGAATATGTAGATGGATTTTTTGTCGTTAAAATGCTCAATCTTAAAGTCATGGTTATTAGAAACAGTGGTGGGGTTGGAAAAAAGAGTGGTAGGCTCTGTTGAAGATGCCAGAACGACATCGTTGCAGTGTTTGGTGTACTCTAGTAAAGGATAAAGAacacaaagaagaagaagaagaagaagggacTTGAATGTAAATACTGGGTTTTAATATGGGTTTTTTATAGGAATTTGatggattaatttaaaattttgtaattttgaaaGGGACTAAAAGaatactttttttcctttttcttgtagGTCCAATCAACAATTCGTGAAGGGTTTAACGACTGAATGATTATTTTGGTCAATTTTTCTAATGGtagtgactaaattgacaaaaaaattaagtgaccaaaataagaaCGACGCTATTTTAGGGTGACCTTTGATGTAGTTTATCCAAATAAAATACGATTACAATGGCTACTAGACTTCATttgcaaggaaaagaaaaaggctaCTACAGTCAACCCTCTCTATAACAACCCTATTTGTTTGTCAAGATTTTGCCTATTATAGAGAGATAGTTGTTATACACCTATAACAATATGATAATCATTGTAAACCTACCATAGAATTCATATTGTGAATttccatcaaataaaaaaaagtgtgCATTAtgttcaaaaaagaaagaaagtgggaaccaaatcaacaaaattaaaggACATATAACATGTGCATGCATTATtgcttttatgcatattttattttacattctttcacttgattaattataaaattcataaatctaACAGACACAATTAATCAATatgagttatcaaattaaatgaattaattaatcaTGAGTGTTAGCTTTGATGCCTTAAGTTTTTGATATATCAACATttaagataaattaattaataaatcatttggtgaaaatatgattaaaaattttatcaaacatttttaaaacattttcaaaggcttgcaaaatactcaaaaatacgttttaaatgtgtttatatttatctaaatatttttaagttaatccAAAAATGTTTTTAACtgttttaaactcattttatacAAGTATCAAAAGTTGTATCAATACTTGAGGGAAGTTCTACCGATAGAAGTAAGTCAGAGAGCACTTCAAGCATATCTCCAAACTTCTACTTATACTTAGAGGGACTTCTACACATACAAGTCCACTTCTATCGATACAAGTTTGCTTCTACCCGTAAATCTTGTGAGTTGTATTGATACAAGTCTGTATGCAATGCTTCCAACGACTAGAAATTATCCTCAACGGCTATAAACgatcacaaatttttttttcttgttatatATACGCATCAAGAACACTTCAAGATACAAGAGATAAACATCCAAGCATAGAAATCAAGAGAAAATTCTCAAATTCttcattttctcattttctctTGTAAGTACCTCTTAAGTGTTTATTGTTAGATCTTTTTTAtcattctcatttcaattttttaagaGTGAGAGCTTAATACTTGTAAGCACACACCCTTGAGAGATCTTCTTTGTTTACATCTTTTCTTTCTATTGTAAGAGCTATAAAACCTTAAGTAAACGGTAAAGGGTTATAGTTGAGCCTTATAAAAACTAGAGGATTCTAGTTAAGCCATAAAAACTAAGGGGAATGTTCTATCTTAGCCTTGTGAAGAAAGATATGGATTGTAAATGTTATAATTTGTCTTTGAAAGGTATCAATTCAAATATAGTAAATTGAGAAATTCTTGATTGAGGTACCAAAGGAATGGATATAGGCAATTGGGATCGAACCACTATAAATAGAATTGTACAAGCTTTTCTTCCCTTTCTTCATTATTTAGAAAAgtttacaaataattttaaagtatcaATTCACCTCCTTTATATTTTCGAGTCTAACAACGAGTTATTAAATTCAAAcaactaattaaatatttaattatgaaaCTTAATAacttattaaattgatatttttaattttactaattaaatattattttcatttaataaaatatgattaataaatttttcacttgaaaattaaacatcttattaaaataatattttaattaagataatttttaataaattatagttaatagggttttgCAGGATTAATAATTCTCGACAGTGCCGCCGTCATCGTGATTCCAAGTTTCAATTCCATCAGCGCATTGTTGAAAGCTCCTCCGAGGGCTTTGTTTCTCTGAACCATGATGCGTCGTACACAACCGCTGCACCGCCGATTACTGACCGGACTCCTCCATCAAAACACCACTTTCCGATCTTTCACCAGTGTTGACCTTTCAACCGTTGATCCTTCCTCCCCACTCCTCCAGTACTACACCGTTACACCCCCAATTAAACCTTGGCCACAACGCCTCCATCCAAAGCGCCTCGTCTCCATGATCAATCGCCAACAAAACCTCGATCTCGCCCTCCAAATCTTCCTCTACGCTGGGAAGTTCCACCCCAACTTTTGCCATAATTTCGACACCTACCAATCCATCATCCAAAACTCTCTCGTGCACGTGCCTTCGAACCCATGGAATCCCTCATATCTCAGCTCCAAAATTCACAAATCAAATGCGGCGAAAATCTTTTTATCACTGTTATCCGAAATTACGGCCTCGCTTCCCTTCCAAAATTGGCTGTAAAAACCTTTCTGCGGATCGAAAACTTCAACGTGCAACGATCTGTTCGATCATTAAACACTTTGTTAAACGTTTTGATTCAAAACAAACGGTACGATTTGGTTCACCTAATGTTCAAAAGCAGCAAAACAAAATTTAACGTGATACCGAATGTTTTTACTGGCAATATCTTGATCAAAGCTCTTTGTCAGAAAAACGACGTCGAAGCCGCATATAAAGTGCTTGATGAAATGCCTGCGATGGGAATGGTACCAAATTTGGTTACTTACACGACAATTCTCGGTGGATATTTGGCGAGGGGCGATATGCGAAACGGGAAGAGGGTTTTTCAGGAGTTACTAGACAGAGGGTGGATTCCTGATGCAACGACGTATACGGTTTTAATGGACGGGTATTGTAAATTGGGAAAGTTCAATGAAGCTGTTAAAGTGATGGATGAAATGGAGGAAAATGGTGTTGCTCCAAATGAGGTTACTTATGGAGTTATGATTGAGGCCTTCTGTAAAGAGAAGAAATCCGGGGAAGCGCTTAACATGTTCGACGATATGCTTCAGAGAAAGTATATCCCCAGTTCTTCGCTTTCTTGTAAAGTAATTGATCTGTTGTGTGAAGAAGGCAGAGTGGAGGAAGGTTGTTATTTGTGGAAGAAGATGTTGAAAAATGATTGTTTGCCGGATAATGCAATATTGAGTACATTGATTCATTGGCTCTGTAAGGAAGGGAAAGTTTGGGAGGCTAGGAAAATATTTGATGAGTTCGAGAAAGGTTCAGTTCCAAGTTTATTGACGTATAACACTTTAATTAATGGCATGTGTGAGAAAGGAGAAATGAGTGAGGCGGGGAAGTTGTGGGATGATATGGTGGAAAAAGGGTGTAATCCAAATGTGTTCACCTACAATATATTGATTAAAGGATTTTGTAAGATTGGTAATGCGACGGAGGGGATTAGAATTCTGGAGGAAATGCTGGATAAAGGCTGTTTGCCAAATAAAGCAACATACAATATATTGATTGAAGTGCTTCAGGGTATGGGAAAGGAAGGTGAAGTTGAGAAAGTTGTTTCAATGGCTATGTCAAGTGGGAGAGTTGATAGGAGTTCTTGGGATCTATTTTTAACCAAGATTGTTGGCAAACTGAATAATGGGGTTGATCTTCTTCATCAGTTGTTGGAGACTGCTAACTAAAGGATCAATGTCTTCTTAAGAATCTCAGATTTTTAATATTGTTTGGAAATCAACTATATCATTAAGTTTATTTGGGTTAGACAACTGTTTAAAGGAGATGAAACAACGATTGGGAGTGTTTTATGAACAATTGCAACTTTGGTCATGAATTGCTTTGTAACTCTCTCTATGGAGCAGGTCATCATGCATGCGGAAGTTAAAGAACATGGGGAACATTCCCTTAGCCAATTCATTAATACCGAGTCAAAGTAAGGATTATAGAGGTGACCGAGACGTCTGAATAGGTGCATGCAAGTTTTCTGATGGTAAACATTGTGAAGTTCACAAAGACAATTCCAGTGAGAAGATTCTGTTTTTACTGGGATGGTAGGACAGATATTTAAATCTCACTTGGAGGGGGTGAAGACTGGACGATTTAACTTGAAAGAATGTTGCCTTGCCTCAGTCAATAGGTGGTCCTTGGGCAGCACTGGGGTCTGGAGTGGTAAGTATCTAGTGGACAATTTTGTTGCCACGAATGTATACAGCTAGTGGGAAACAAGCTGTCTGGTCCAAACAAGAGAAACTTTCTACTTGCCATATGCTTTAGTAGTTGTAGATTTTATATTAAACGTCAAGCCTTGTGTCTTTTGACTTTCGTCAAGTAGATACATTAAGTAGGTTTGAGACTGTAAACCTTTAAATGTTCACGTGGGTTAAAGAAACATAAAGAACAAAAGGAAAACTCTGCAAACATATAATTATTCCATTTCGTCACAATAAAGGAGAGGGAAAGCAAAGTTAATATGATCATGTTTCAGAGGGGAACGGACGTTATAGGATCTACGCGTATAAGTTTACGCTTTACTCGATAGCGACTTGAGCTTTGGATCAAAATTGCCGGAGGGTTTAGGTAAGGATTGATTGCACCAAACACCGTCCAATAGTTCTAACTAAATCACCAAAATATTATTAATGTATAGAATTAAATGTTGGTACAAATTTCAACACGTCCATTAAATTGAAAGCATGGGtatctatttgtttattttttttaatgttaaatttaaaaatcttacTCGCTTTAACTTTTTCAAACCAAATCTTAACGTTGTCAGTGTCGGCCTTTGAGCCGATTGTTGGTCATTGTTTCTGcaacattattttttaattttttattttgttttcaattttaatcTACACTATCATGGTTTTTGTCCACgttattgtgatttttgttttgcccattctgttttcttttaaaacaatgtcggttttagttttaagtttttaattgtgTTTTAGTGTATATACGAGATTTATCAAGTTAAGGGTGTCGCCAGATCTATCGGGAATCGTTCTTAGAAGGCTTTATCATGATAGAGCATAATAAAGTTTTTGTAAAATTGGACTTGAGATGAGGAGAAAGATATGCCATTTGAGCTTAGCCTTTTTTGCATTAGAGATGTGGTGGGTCTATTGGCAATGGTTTCTTGGTTAACGGGAATTAATCACTAAGTTGATCTAATGATGGCAGGTTAGGATGCAATTTTCAACGATTTAATTAAGGTGATACATCTCTGGTTTGTTTGAATTCTTCCAATGTTGCaattatggtcattttgtttTTCTCCTCTTGTGGATTATTCTACAAAGAAGGCATTTGTGCATCGTTTGTAGTTTCTTATATATAGTTTTTACTATGTGTCATGTTTTTGGGttcttattatttattgtttCTATTAGtgatagtattttattttaaaaataaataaattcaagttATCTATGTGATGTATACAaacatgtttataatttgatccacgtattttaaatatattaaacctcatatttgaactaatatttaatatttaaattgacaactaaattgacaaaaagatttaattaatataatattcatattttaaaattttaattaaaataatttaaaatctaggGTAGATAATgcagttagtctcataacaattaacgtgtttttttttgtcactgaactacaaaaattttcaattttgtcaCCAACATTATCGTTTGGTTCTGTTTTGACCACCATTCGTTAAAttgctaatgaaaatgatgatgtgatcatttttaattggtataataatacatttagtcctcaacacttacacattctatcaatttgatcttaattttaaataattcaaaaaaattagccCTTCATAATTACACATTCTATCACTTAAGTCCTCAAAAACATGACAATAAAAGCAAACCAAGGAATAAATGATTCTAATACATCATTTCTCATTTACCCACAAAAAATTCTTCGACAACCACCGTCGTCGTCGCCACAATTCCCAAATGCCCAGGTCAAGAATTTATATAAATTCTTCATTGAAACAAAGCTTTTTGATTAATGGTGTCAAATTAGCGATTTTCAACTCACTAGCTCATAAATTTGAAGGAAAGAAATACGATAGGCAACGACAGCTGGAATTGTAACTGGGTATCAAGAATTCAAAAAAGAAGGTGAATTTCCACCGAACATGTTCCATGTAATTTGTTGCAGTTGGATTTAGAAACGGATAAGTAGAGAAACAAAAATGCAAAGAGAAGAAAGAGAGAGAATTGAAAATTAACAAACTTATTTCATTCAATCAATAAAATGCCCATAATCATTCCTCCATTTAAGCTACTAAAAGAGGAAACCAAGTAACAGCTAAGTTGGTTATAACAACTGTTAACATATAACTAGTATAAAGACCAAAACACACCGTTTAAACTAATTAACCTTCCCTCCCCAATAACTAATCCTAGCAATAGTAACTAATAGCAATACAAATCTTTTAACAGAATTTCAAACCTTTACGTAACAATTACCCCTGCAAAAGATCATTGTCGTCAAGGATCAAAAGTGGGAAATTTCTGCTATAGGCCCTCTAACTTCTCCCATGTTGAATCTTCTGGAAAGGTATTGGCCCACTCGACAAGAACCTTGGTGACAGTGTGATTTCATTGCTTAACCATGTGTCTGAAAATTATGCAAATTGACTCTTTAGCAAAAGCCCTATCAGTCCTTATTAAGGGCAAGTAAGGTTGATTGGGTGCTTTGCCAATGTGTTTCTTTAATTGTGACACATGGAATGTTGAGTGGATGCGAGATCCAAGTGGCACCTTCAATCGACAGGTGACCTCCCCTGCATTGGCCACCACAACAAATGGCCCTAAAAACTTAGGAGTAGGCTTTTGATTGGAGACCCTTCTCACTTGACTTTGAGTATAAAAGTTGTACTAATCTAAAGCCTTTTTTTCCAAGTGTAATATCACCATCCTTACTTTAGCATTGTCAGCTATTCCCTTAGCCTCAAAGTATTGTTCGtgtaacagtccatttttagTGATATAAAAAACAATAGTTGAGGACTACAATTTTGACGAgtgagttattatttttattattattttaatgtttacgggattatattaaggtcatatggaaatttcattaagaaattttgatgtttgcatgattaattaagtaaaaggactaaatcataaaaaagtgtaaaagttgagttctattagttaaaggggtcaaatggctatggaaACGAAAGAtaaaggacttgaatggtaaatataccatttaatgagttagtggatctttatggataggttttattgaaaatttaatggttttaaaaagttaattaagtaaattaataattaagttaagatattagttaattaaaagatGAGAAAAACTATCATCTTTCTCATTTTATCTTTTCTAACCTAAAACACCATTAAAGATAGCTTGGAGAATTCAGTTGGCTTTGTCCTAGTGTCACGAGCTGTAATTTAAAACCCGTGACTAtcacaccaaatgcatccaatggaggtctattgtttagatggggatcatttagcccacgagaactGGTTCGATTCAAAGAGCTGTTAGAGAATcctgtcagattgaagcttggttggcccgataatgaagatatgacaacttaggctaatttggtaactaatcttaaaagattgaaggaatcatatcttgtaaagattagattagatttgatatggcatatcttgtaaatccctaaaataaaaggatatggttaatctcgtccgttgatgtaaatgtatcttgactgtcgattttggggagctcaactacaaatagagagcctccccctcatttgtactcactccatttattgtttcattattctttgtgaataagaataTTGAgggcatttactcaaacactttgtgtgcgctctttctattgttctttgtagcttcttttggcataaattgcTTCCGCTCTTCAACTTGGTGC containing:
- the LOC107954441 gene encoding LOW QUALITY PROTEIN: pentatricopeptide repeat-containing protein At5g16420, mitochondrial-like (The sequence of the model RefSeq protein was modified relative to this genomic sequence to represent the inferred CDS: inserted 1 base in 1 codon), which codes for MMRRTQPLHRRLLTGLLHQNTTFRSFTSVDLSTVDPSSPLLQYYTVTPPIKPWPQRLHPKRLVSMINRQQNLDLALQIFLYAGKFHPNFCHNFDTYQSIIXKLSRARAFEPMESLISQLQNSQIKCGENLFITVIRNYGLASLPKLAVKTFLRIENFNVQRSVRSLNTLLNVLIQNKRYDLVHLMFKSSKTKFNVIPNVFTGNILIKALCQKNDVEAAYKVLDEMPAMGMVPNLVTYTTILGGYLARGDMRNGKRVFQELLDRGWIPDATTYTVLMDGYCKLGKFNEAVKVMDEMEENGVAPNEVTYGVMIEAFCKEKKSGEALNMFDDMLQRKYIPSSSLSCKVIDLLCEEGRVEEGCYLWKKMLKNDCLPDNAILSTLIHWLCKEGKVWEARKIFDEFEKGSVPSLLTYNTLINGMCEKGEMSEAGKLWDDMVEKGCNPNVFTYNILIKGFCKIGNATEGIRILEEMLDKGCLPNKATYNILIEVLQGMGKEGEVEKVVSMAMSSGRVDRSSWDLFLTKIVGKLNNGVDLLHQLLETAN